In one window of Zygosaccharomyces rouxii strain CBS732 chromosome E complete sequence DNA:
- the RVS161 gene encoding amphiphysin-like protein RVS161 (highly similar to uniprot|P25343 Saccharomyces cerevisiae YCR009C RVS161 BAR adaptor protein subunit of a complex (Rvs161p Rvs167p) that regulates actin endocytosis and viability following starvation or osmotic stress), with amino-acid sequence MSWEGFKKAINRAGNSVMIKNVDKTIDKDFDIEERRYRVLQKAGDALQKEAKGYLDSLRAVTASQVTVAEVISNLYDDSKFINSSTGGYNVGNYYLQCVQDFDTETVKQLDGPFRETVLDPVTKFSGYFKEINEAMKKREHKKQDYDAAKAKTRRLVDKPAKDATKLPRAEKELNLAKDVYENLNESLKQELPQLVALRVPYYDPSFEALVKIQLRFCTDGYTRLAQIQQYLDQQSRDDYANGLLDDRIDSLLQQMQSLDICALGIK; translated from the coding sequence ATGAGTTGGGAAGGGTTTAAGAAAGCTATCAATAGGGCTGGTAACAGTGTTATGATTAAAAATGTCGATAAGACGATCGACAAAGattttgatattgaagAACGTAGATACAGAGTGTTACAAAAGGCAGGAGATGCATTACAAAAGGAGGCTAAAGGATACTTAGATTCATTGAGAGCAGTGACAGCATCTCAAGTTACTGTAGCAGAAGTGATATCGAACCTATATGACGATTCTAAATTTATCAACAGTTCTACAGGTGGGTATAACGTCGGTAACTACTATTTACAATGCGTACAAGATTTTGACACGGAAACTGTGAAGCAACTAGATGGTCCATTTAGAGAGACCGTTCTTGACCCAGTCACCAAATTTTCCGGTtacttcaaagaaattaacGAAGCTATGAAGAAAAGGGAACACAAGAAGCAGGATTACGATGCTGCAAAGGCCAAGACACGTAGACTCGTTGATAAACCTGCTAAGGACGCAACGAAATTACCTCGtgctgaaaaggaactAAATCTAGCTAAAGATGTTTATGAAAATCTAAATGAATCATTAAAGCAAGAATTACCACAATTAGTTGCATTAAGAGTGCCCTACTACGATCCAAGTTTTGAAGCATTGGTTAAGATTCAGCTAAGGTTCTGTACCGATGGTTATACTCGTCTGGCGCAAATTCAACAATACTTAGATCAACAGTCAAGAGACGATTATGCTAACGGATTACTTGACGATAGAATCGATAGCTTATTACAACAGATGCAATCTCTCGATATCTGCGCCCTGGGCATTAAATGA
- a CDS encoding uncharacterized protein (conserved hypothetical protein), giving the protein MRYMANETGRRGYYGNKSSAFLSLRKFKTFCSTVIRHPKINIVLPLLIAVILSSKLFSIAISARQIWRELNGNQYISKVEILDDHNAGRIRENSHLVLLQVWMRCVGENFDNILGKRTLLESLALQNKLLNNVSTAMMVKSPFQLWNHSLKNLRSDPAPLQTINSNLLSLPQYSFFGTWKINGLVSSAAGITISILVNSTDSQKLLDSLNYNVVHLNGMSNITNFHIFPPLNVNSAENESLRLYMIKLGSHYKTIFSLLHLAVFVYFVFSMKRLKKTVKSVVGIILAMVAQLLFTIGSAITLTNFFYKSSNDNIPFRALSCAVIFFTMNEQIRLLDDTSGSTFESKALEDSEGFALTQAYDPGDVTADRSFPSCAALSQIKSTKSAFLLSIVITFLIPFSRKATFFLLLSLWFGHFLGCTFFTAVLSLDHRRLEENDLISIDSNVLLDEEISSVSNYASLEQQLFRYLKSSCRNRYSVILTVLYLVIFNINFTVARSSSSLIFKVFRGGINKVFKFGRPIPNVIFDQKFIADAAFNLIKNDENQGTSSLLANLTVKDPFLVLKYQEELNLNELGSQLSSIFDASAFTASYKLDFYYVFEFLLSVVLLLSCTLLVLQKLMEKLDHINSFQFTNGDSLENSMTHAEAKRSKAGKNNYLQNLPHISEDTGSKLQSPNHFHAKELYRGGHSLDIVGISTSKCPFVVSVGLDYRVLVWSPLLKPIPNPTSIPLSRKFWPLSKVVLSNDGYYIAFFGKNGSITCWSRRQMKFVWELQLKRDRQTKDPSIIAPPLEAFFRKITAPAFRRRRLPPAAALRPDVNSRRSSVNSIDYAARLAEGGLDVAYEKVVFSQANPDEKDELVFVTPSGYLYSIQTDGELHVEKLTSSKHSLKSCKLLSSPRVSDRLVACDDVGDLYVSTVVNNKWRPRTLTVNYNRMLEPSTHFSKMEEDRSATPSVDEAQIMSKTDYTIELVSFVGLILRVIGKEAELIDAMTGCVIRTFAIGLLKPNSLRVFHDNPTHCRFCGSASVASFSIAYTSFDNERVALHTFKLESKTKNSICLRVERDPREIRCLGMESAFETVHYFYDAEDWCVTNNNMLIGIRRVPQNIKVKTGTTSVDTRTGTADNESSGLIRRKYDKSERESKVNDSSDFRIHNIWEGWTMTASGKISLQKIPIGVNGLLVNRLGPLTRYGAKAVIVGFSNIMNMFYVGHEELIFNPEKEDANKEELSLRFVNKRRDRLSNKKLPLNYSSL; this is encoded by the coding sequence ATGCGATACATGGCAAATGAAACGGGACGTAGGGGTTATTATGGGAACAAAAGCAGTGCATTTCTTTCACTAAGGAAGTTTAAAACATTTTGTTCCACTGTGATTAGACATCCAAAGATTAACATCGTGTTACCACTATTGATAGCGGTTATTCTTTCAAGTAAATTGTTCAGCATTGCAATTTCAGCGAGACAAATTTGGAGAGAATTGAATGGAAATCAATATATCAGTAAAGTGGAAATTTTAGACGATCACAATGCTGGAAGAATACGTGAAAATTCGCATCTTGTATTATTACAAGTCTGGATGAGATGTGTTGGGgagaattttgataatattTTAGGGAAGAGGACTCTATTGGAATCATTAGCACTACAAAACAAACTACTGAACAATGTTAGCACTGCGATGATGGTTAAGTCACCTTTTCAACTTTGGAATCATTCTCTAAAGAATTTAAGAAGTGATCCTGCACCTTTACAAACAATAAATTCTAACTTGCTTTCATTACCACAATATTCATTCTTTGGAACATGGAAAATCAACGGGCTTGTTTCCTCTGCGGCTGGGATAACAATATCAATCCTTGTAAATAGTACAGATTCCCAAAAGCTATTGGATTCCTTAAATTACAACGTGGTACATTTAAATGGAATGTCGAATATTACCAATTTCCATATCTTCCCGCCATTGAATGTTAATAGTGCTGAAAATGAATCTTTGAGGTTGTACATGATCAAATTGGGATCACATTATAAAACTATTTTTTCCCTTTTACATCTAGCAGTTTTCGTCTATTTTgtcttttcaatgaaaaggttgaaaaAGACGGTCAAATCTGTTGTTGGCATTATATTAGCCATGGTTGCTCAGCTTTTATTTACAATTGGTTCAGCAATTACCTTAACAAATTTTTTCTACAAAAGTTCAAACGACAATATCCCGTTTAGAGCTCTTTCGTGCGCGGTAATTTTCTTTACGATGAATGAACAAATTAGACTTTTGGACGATACTAGTGGATCTACTTTTGAATCTAAGGCTCTGGAAGATAGCGAAGGGTTTGCATTAACTCAAGCTTATGATCCAGGAGATGTAACTGCAGATAGAAGTTTCCCATCGTGTGCGGCTTTGTCCCAGATTAAATCTACAAAATCAGCTTTTTTACTTTCAATAGTGATTACATTCCTCATACCATTTAGTAGAAAGGCAACTTTTTTCTTACTACTATCGTTGTGGTTCGGTCATTTCTTGGGTTGTACTTTTTTCACTGCTGTATTAAGCTTGGATCACAGAAGACTAGAGGAAAAtgatttaatttcaatcGACAGTAATGTACTGctagatgaagaaatttcatctgTATCAAACTATGCCTCATTGGAGCAACAACTTTTCCGTTATTTGAAATCCTCCTGTCGTAATCGTTATTCTGTGATATTAACCGTATTGTACCTGGtaattttcaatatcaactTTACGGTGGCacgttcttcttcatcgttgATCTTCAAAGTGTTCCGAGGCGGTATTAATaaagtcttcaaatttgggAGACCTATTCCTAACGttatctttgatcaaaaattcatcgCAGATGCTGCATTTAATCTAATCAAAAACGATGAAAACCAAGGTACTTCGAGTCTTTTAGCCAATTTAACGGTGAAGGATCCCTTTTTGGTGTTAAAATATCAGGAAGAACTGAACCTAAACGAATTGGGAAGTCAATTGTCCTCCATATTTGATGCCTCTGCCTTTACAGCATCTTACAAGCTTGATTTCTATTatgtttttgaatttttattatCTGTCGTATTACTGCTTTCATGTACATTGTTGGTActacaaaaattgatggaaAAACTAGATCACATTAATAGTTTCCAGTTTACGAATGGTGATAGTTTAGAAAATTCCATGACCCATGCGGAAGCTAAGAGGAGCAAAGCTGGTAAGAACAATTATTTGCAAAATCTGCCCCACATTAGCGAGGATACTGGTTCAAAGCTACAGTCACCCAACCATTTCCATGCCAAAGAACTGTATAGAGGAGGCCATTCGTTAGATATCGTGGGTATATCTACATCGAAATGCCCCTTTGTGGTTTCCGTTGGACTTGATTATAGAGTACTGGTCTGGTCACCTCTATTAAAGCCTATCCCCAATCCAACCAGCATACCTTTATCTCGTAAATTTTGGCCTTTGTCAAAAGTGGTTTTGAGTAATGATGGTTACTATATTGCGTTTTTTGGTAAAAATGGTAGCATTACATGCTGGTCAAGAAGACAGATGAAATTCGTTTGGGAGcttcaattgaaaagagatcGTCAAACAAAGGACCCTTCCATTATTGCTCCGCCCTTGGAGGCATTCTTTAGGAAAATTACAGCCCCTGCTTTCAGGCGAAGAAGGTTACCGCCAGCAGCTGCATTAAGACCCGATGTGAACAGTAGGCGGTCCAGTGTAAACTCGATTGATTATGCTGCCAGATTGGCTGAAGGTGGGCTTGATGTCGCTTATGAAAAAGTAGTTTTCTCTCAAGCGAATCcagatgaaaaggatgaattaGTATTTGTAACACCTTCGGGTTACCTTTACAGCATCCAAACTGATGGTGAACTCCATGTGGAAAAGCTTACTTCATCAAAGCACTCTCTGAAATCGTGTAAGCTTTTATCTTCACCAAGAGTCAGTGATAGGTTAGTTGCATGCGATGATGTTGGTGATCTTTACGTTTCTACCGTGGTTAACAATAAATGGAGGCCTAGGACCCTTACTGTAAACTACAACAGAATGCTTGAACCTTCCACGCATTTTAGCAAAATGGAAGAAGATCGTTCAGCAACTCCTTCAGTGGATGAAGCCCAGATAATGTCCAAGACAGACTACACAATTGAATTAGTCTCGTTTGTTGGATTGATTTTGCGTGTCATCGGTAAAGAAGCAGAATTAATCGATGCTATGACTGGTTGCGTGATAAGAACTTTTGCCATTGGTCTTTTGAAGCCCAATTCTTTGCGAGTATTTCATGACAATCCAACCCACTGTAGATTTTGCGGTAGTGCATCAGTGGCATCATTCTCTATTGCATATACTTCTTTCGACAACGAACGAGTCGCATTGCATACCTTTAAACTAGAGAGTAAGACAAAGAATAGTATTTGTTTACGTGTTGAGCGTGACCCAAGAGAAATTCGTTGTTTAGGTATGGAATCTGCATTTGAAACGGTTCATTATTTCTACGATGCTGAAGATTGGTGCGTTACCAATAATAATATGCTTATAGGTATTCGTCGAGTACCACAAAATATCAAAGTGAAAACTGGTACAACTTCTGTTGATACAAGAACAGGTACTGCTGATAATGAATCAAGTGGAttgataagaagaaagtaTGATAAATCTGAGAGGGAATCTAAGGTGAATGATTCATCAGATTTCCGCATCCATAACATTTGGGAAGGTTGGACGATGACCGCCAGTGGTAAgatttctttacaaaagattccaattggtGTCAATGGATTACTAGTTAATCGGTTAGGACCCTTAACAAGATATGGTGCCAAAGCTGTAATTGTCGGATTTTCCAATATAATGAACATGTTTTACGTTGGCcatgaagaattgatcttcAATCCCGAGAAGGAGGATGCTAACAAGGAGGAATTGAGTCTAAGATTTGTCAATAAAAGAAGAGACCGGCTCTCCAACAAGAAGCTTCCTCTAAACTATAGCTCTCTATGA
- the SAT4 gene encoding serine/threonine protein kinase SAT4 (similar to uniprot|P25333 Saccharomyces cerevisiae YCR008W), translating into MISNSDHCMAPMAAVHAPASSTTGGVSRKNTLSKMAKLFGAGNSTKNLQHQQQQNHHHLHQENSNGKVRTDAAKSEYYQSTPALMPNGKSPLSPASSTSSIASSVSAVSITSNSPSAATTPGATGAAPSLGSSKIRDHNNVNDPTISHTSSLSNISSAYSGSATNLASFQGPSGRFVVHEDGTHEHHLKNTKRQEKLTRMIKSMAVSQKVRGQAKSAVPEIMIENKGNQQNQQNQQNQQGQQQRLDPPTLFAGLIKQMGSVNESERENTPFSGASYGPDKRLYTPSLVGAAATPGATTTNNSTAAIAKRDSLCLAEKYGRCQEVLGKGSFGVVRVCHKKTMNSAGNGKGEVLYAVKEFKKKPSEPAEKYAKRLTSEFCISSSLRHINIIMTLDLFQDVKGDYCEVMEYCAGGDLFTLVITAGKLEYLEADCFFKQLIRGVVYMHDMGVCHRDLKPENLLLTSDGTLKIIDFGNSECFQMAWEKDIHLSGGVCGSSPYIAPEEYTQEEFDPRPVDIWACGVIYMAMRTGRQLWKVAQKEDPFFAKYLRKRKEKGGFEPIENLKRARCRNVIYSMLDPVASRRINGKQILNSEWGREIKCCNDGHSLD; encoded by the coding sequence ATGATCAGTAACAGTGATCACTGTATGGCGCCAATGGCAGCTGTCCATGCCCCAGCTAGTAGTACTACTGGTGGCGTTTCTAGAAAGAATactctttcaaaaatggcAAAATTGTTTGGTGCAGGTAACAGCacaaaaaatttacaacaccagcagcaacaaaatcaccatcatcttcatcaagaaaACAGTAATGGTAAAGTACGAACCGATGCTGCGAAAAGTGAATATTATCAATCAACACCAGCTCTAATGCCTAATGGTAAGAGCCCGTTATCACCGgcttcttccacttcatctATTGCATCATCAGTTTCTGCAGTTTCCATTACATCAAATTCACCGAGCGCTGCAACTACTCCTGGTGCTACTGGCGCAGCACCATCTTTGGGTTCTTCTAAAATACGAGATCATAATAATGTTAACGACCCTACAATTTCTCATACTTCAAGTCTATCGAACATTTCAAGTGCCTACAGTGGCTCTGCAACAAATTTAGCATCTTTCCAAGGACCATCAGGTAGATTTGTTGTTCATGAAGATGGTACTCATGAAcaccatttgaaaaatactAAACGCCAAGAAAAGTTAACTAGAATGATTAAAAGTATGGCAGTATCTCAAAAAGTTAGAGGCCAAGCAAAATCAGCTGTACCCGAAATTATGATAGAGAATAAAGGTAATCAACAAAACCAACAAAACCAACAAAATCAACAAGGTCAACAACAACGTTTGGATCCTCCAACTCTGTTTGCAGGTCTTATCAAACAGATGGGATCAGTTAATGAGTCGGAACGTGAAAATACTCCATTCAGTGGCGCATCCTATGGCCCTGATAAAAGGCTTTACACTCCTTCCTTGGTGGGTGCAGCCGCAACACCAGGAGCAACCACTACAAATAATTCAACAGCGGCCATTGCAAAAAGAGATTCCCTCTGTTTGGCTGAAAAATATGGAAGATGCCAAGAAGTCCTTGGTAAGGGTTCATTCGGTGTTGTTAGAGTTTGTCATAAGAAAACAATGAATTCAGCTGGTAATGGTAAGGGTGAAGTTTTATACGCGGTTAAAGAGTTTAAAAAGAAACCTTCAGAACCTGCAGAAAAATATGCTAAAAGATTAACATCagaattttgcatttcatcttcattacGTCacattaatattattatgactttagatcttttccaagatgTTAAAGGTGATTATTGTGAAGTTATGGAATATTGTGCAGGGGGTGATCTTTTCACTTTAGTCATTACTGctggtaaattggaatatttggaagctgattgttttttcaaacaaCTCATTAGAGGTGTCGTCTACATGCATGATATGGGAGTTTGCCAcagagatttgaaacctgAAAATCTGCTTCTAACATCTGATGGTACTTTAAAGATTATTGATTTTGGTAATAGTGAATGCTTTCAAATGGCTTGGGAGAAAGATATTCATTTAAGTGGTGGTGTTTGCGGTTCAAGCCCTTATATCGCTCCTGAAGAATATACTCAAGAGGAGTTCGATCCACGTCCTGTTGACATTTGGGCGTGTGGTGTAATTTATATGGCAATGAGAACGGGTCGTCAGCTATGGAAAGTTGCCCAAAAGGAAGATCCATTCTTCGCCAAATATttgaggaaaagaaaggaaaagggTGGTTTTGAACCAATCGAAAACTTGAAGAGAGCCAGATGTAGAAACGTGATTTATTCCATGCTAGATCCCGTAGCATCTAGAAGAATCAACGGGAAGCAGATTTTAAACAGTGAATGGGGGAGAGAAATTAAATGTTGTAATGACGGGCATTCCCTCGACTGA
- the CIT2 gene encoding citrate (Si)-synthase CIT2 (highly similar to uniprot|P00890 Saccharomyces cerevisiae YNR001C CIT1 Citrate synthase catalyzes the condensation of acetyl coenzyme A and oxaloacetate to form citrate the rate-limiting enzyme of the TCA cycle nuclear encoded mitochondrial protein) translates to MSVLSQSTRTTLARHALKSARFQFIAQRYYSNAEKTLKERFAEIFPAKAEEIKKLKKEHGQTVIDQVKLEQAFGGMRGIKGLVWEGSVLDPEEGIRFRGRTIPEIQKQLPKAAGGDEPLPEALFWLLLTGEVPSESQVKAFSADLASRSELPKHVVELLDNLPKDLHPMAQFSIGITALESESKFAKAYAQGVAKKDYWNYAFEDSLDLLGKLPVIAAKIYRNVFKDGKLAAIDPNADYGSNLASLLGFENGQFVELMRLYLTVHSDHEGGNVSAHTTHLVGSALSSPYLSLAAGLNGLAGPLHGRANQEVLEWLFKLREEVKGDYSPEVIEKYLWDTLNSGRVVPGYGHAVLRKTDPRYTAQREFALKHFPDYELFRLVSTIYQVAPDVLTKHGKTKNPWPNVDSHSGVLLQYYGLSEASFYTVLFGVARAFGVLPQLIIDRAIGAPIERPKSLSTEKFINLVKSIENKN, encoded by the coding sequence ATGTCAGTTTTATCACAATCTACCAGAACTACTCTGGCTAGACACGCCCTAAAGAGCGCTagattccaattcatcgCTCAACGTTATTACAGCAATGCTGAAAAGACTTTAAAGGAAAGATTTGCAGAAATTTTCCCTGCCAAGGCAGAAGAGAttaagaaattgaaaaaagaacaTGGACAAACCGTTATCGATCAAGTTAAATTAGAACAAGCCTTTGGTGGTATGCGTGGTATCAAGGGTCTTGTTTGGGAGGGATCCGTTTTGGACCCTGAAGAAGGTATTAGATTTAGAGGCCGTACCATTCctgaaattcaaaaacaACTACCAAAGGCagctggtggtgatgaacCATTACCAGAAGCTCTTTTCTGGTTATTGTTAACCGGTGAGGTTCCAAGCGAATCTCAGGTTAAGGCATTTTCTGCTGATTTGGCCTCTAGATCGGAATTGCCTAAGCACGTGGTTGAATTGTTGGACAATTTGCCAAAGGATTTGCACCCAATGGCTCAGTTTTCCATCGGTATTACCGCTTTGGAATCCGAGTCTAAATTCGCCAAGGCTTATGCCCAAGGTGTTGCAAAGAAAGATTACTGGAACTACGcctttgaagattcttTGGATCTATTGGGTAAGTTGCCAGTTATCGCTGCAAAGATTTACCGTAACGTTTTTAAGGATGGTAAACTAGCGGCTATCGATCCAAACGCCGACTATGGTTCAAATTTGGCCAGTCTGTTGggttttgaaaatggtcaatttgttgaattgATGAGATTATATTTGACTGTCCACTCTGATCACGAAGGTGGTAACGTTTCCGCTCACACCACTCACCTTGTTGGTTCAGCTCTATCTTCTCCATATCTATCCCTAGCTGCCGGTTTAAACGGTCTAGCTGGTCCATTGCACGGTCGTGCTAATCAAGAAGTGTTGGAATGGTTATTCAAATTGAGAGAAGAAGTTAAAGGTGATTACTCTCCTGAagtcattgaaaaatacttGTGGGATACCTTGAACTCTGGTCGTGTTGTTCCAGGTTACGGTCATGCAGTTTTGAGAAAGACTGATCCTCGTTACACCGCCCAAAGAGAGTTTGCTCTAAAGCATTTCCCAGACTATGAATTGTTTAGATTGGTTTCTACCATCTATCAAGTCGCACCAGACGTCTTGACCAAACATGGTAAGACTAAGAACCCATGGCCAAATGTTGATTCTCATTCTGGTGTTCTATTGCAATACTATGGTTTGAGTGAAGCTTCATTCTACACTGTTCTTTTCGGTGTTGCAAGAGCATTCGGTGTTTTGCCACAATTGATCATTGACAGAGCAATTGGTGCTCCAATTGAAAGACCAAAGTCTCTATCTACTGAAAAGTTTATTAACTTGGTCAAGAGCATCGAAAACAAGAACTAA
- the YCP4 gene encoding flavodoxin-like fold family protein (highly similar to gnl|GLV|DEHA0F18447g Debaryomyces hansenii DEHA0F18447g and similar to YCR004C uniprot|P25349 Saccharomyces cerevisiae YCR004C YCP4 Protein of unknown function, has sequence and structural similarity to flavodoxins; green fluorescent protein (GFP)- fusion protein localizes to the cytoplasm in a punctate pattern), producing the protein MGKVAIITYSMYGHIDTLAKAVQKGVEAAGGQADLYRVEETLPEEALEKMNAPEKNPDVPVATPETLLEYDAFLLGIPTRFGSLPAQWSAFWDHTGSLWAQGALAGKIAGAFVSTASPGGGQETTLRSALSYLTHHGIIYVPLGYRDVFAELGNVEELHGGSPWGAGTLAGADGSRTPSALELRIAEIQGKSFYETSLRFETTSSHGSGAAAATESGAAGATTDSGAAGAATDSGASAATGAAATGKKASSPKGKSPSSNGAAAGSSDGAAKSGGKPSGSANGAQGTPDRPIPVQKDGKKKKKCIIM; encoded by the coding sequence ATGGGTAAAGTTGCTATTATAACGTACTCTATGTACGGTCATATTGACACTTTAGCTAAGGCAGTCCAAAAGGGTGTTGAAGCTGCAGGCGGTCAAGCAGATCTTTACAGAGTCGAAGAAACTTTGCCAGAAGAGGCTTTAGAAAAGATGAACGCACCAGAGAAAAATCCAGATGTCCCAGTTGCTACACCAGAGACTTTGCTCGAATACGATGCCTTCTTACTTGGTATTCCAACTAGGTTTGGTAGTTTACCAGCTCAGTGGAGTGCATTCTGGGACCATACCGGTAGTCTATGGGCTCAAGGTGCTCTTGCTGGTAAGATTGCTGGTGCCTTCGTTTCTACTGCAAGTCCAGGTGGTGGTCAAGAAACAACTTTAAGATCTGCTTTGAGTTATCTAACACACCATGGTATTATTTACGTTCCATTGGGTTACAGAGATGTCTTTGCAGAATTAGGTAATGTTGAGGAATTGCACGGTGGTTCACCATGGGGTGCCGGTACTTTGGCTGGTGCTGATGGTTCAAGAACTCCTTCAGCTTTAGAATTGAGAATTGCTGAAATTCAAGGTAAATCCTTCTACGAAACTTCTCTAAGGTTCGAGACCACCTCTAGCCATGGCTCTGGTGCTGCTGCCGCCACTGAGTCTGGTGCTGCTGGTGCCACCACTGATTCTGGTGCTGCTGGTGCCGCCACTGATTCTGGCGCTTCTGCTGCCACCGGTGCTGCTGCTACTGGTAAGAAGGCTTCATCTCCAAAGGGTAAGTCTCCATCCAGTAATGGTGCTGCTGCCGGTTCTTCTGATGGTGCCGCTAAATCTGGTGGTAAACCTTCCGGTTCTGCTAACGGTGCTCAAGGCACACCAGATCGTCCAATTCCTGTTCAAAAGgatggtaagaagaagaagaagtgCATCATTATGTGA
- a CDS encoding uncharacterized protein (no similarity) — protein sequence MCEIWYFKLKTTNNWIKRQYCKGSRIGDSNRGIYDKEMEHKYNELEKKDEELQKTRAKIILLQNEVESFLKESCLMKDTSIVVEEDLYFHMVNVILERKLQAEGKNGHRQTESADTWKGLEKMQENIEQLKMKNNESLSKDSQ from the coding sequence ATGTGTGAAATTTGGTACTTCAAGTTAAAAACAACTAACAATTGGATTAAAAGGCAATATTGCAAAGgttcaagaattggagatTCAAATCGTGGTATATACGATAAGGAAATGGAACACAAGTACAAtgaattggagaaaaaagatgaggaaTTACAAAAGACTAGAGCAAAAATTATCCTCTTACAAAATGAAGTTGAATCATTTCTTAAGGAAAGCTGCTTAATGAAAGATACCTCCATAGTTGTCGAAGAGGATTTATACTTTCATATGGTGAATGtcattttggaaagaaaattaCAAGCTGAAGGTAAGAATGGACATCGTCAAACAGAAAGTGCTGATACATGGAAAGGTCTTGAGAAAATGCAGGAGaatattgaacaattgaaaatgaaaaataatgaatCTCTTTCAAAGGACTCTCAATAA
- the MRPL32 gene encoding mitochondrial 54S ribosomal protein bL32m (similar to uniprot|P25348 Saccharomyces cerevisiae YCR003W MRPL32 Mitochondrial ribosomal protein of the large subunit) produces the protein MSSIGFSMSRFYLSATTLLPWVKPLGGPMIGELPKQLPESLRKWIDQRTKKNEEGSIVEEDFFSNNGRLLAVPKKKVTHQKKRQRLYAPGKKQLKFIHELNKCPSCGHYKRANCLCMHCVQHVRHIWKTQTVKERQEPSQEQELSDLDKRILYPGKKETEYNKKLKDKDSYLERRMRTLPVEEKDK, from the coding sequence ATGTCGAGTATTGGATTTTCTATGAGCAGGTTTTACTTATCTGCGACGACACTTTTACCCTGGGTTAAACCCCTGGGAGGCCCTATGATTGGTGAACTTCCCAAGCAATTGCCTGAAAGTTTAAGAAAATGGATAGATCAGAGAACTAAAAAGAACGAAGAAGGATCAATTGTTGAggaagattttttttccaataacGGTAGACTTTTAGCGGTtcccaagaagaaggttaCACATCAAAAAAAGAGACAAAGATTGTATGCACCAGGTAAAAAACAGTTAAAATTTATCCACGAATTGAATAAATGTCCTTCTTGTGGTCATTACAAGAGAGCCAATTGTCTGTGTATGCATTGTGTCCAACATGTTCGTCACATTTGGAAGACTCAGACGGTGAAGGAGAGACAAGAACCTTCACAAGAACAGGAACTATCAGATTTGGATAAGAGAATTTTGTATCCTGGTAAGAAGGAAACTGAGTACAACAAGAAACTCAAGGATAAAGACAGTTATTTGGAAAGACGCATGAGAACACTTCCCGTGGAGGAAAAAGACAAGTAA